TAACAGATAGAAAGCGCTAGGCGAAAGAGTGGATCTAACCTAGTGAGGCTGACCGGGGGATTAGAATGAAAGAAAGATTGACAAAACTCAAAGCGGATCTCAAAGCTTTCTGGGAAAGTCGAACAAAAAATCAAAAAATTATATATATAACGACAGCCGCCAGCATAATTGCGTTGGCAGTTTTTTTAACAGTGGCTATGTCACGTACTACATATGTAACGCTTTATTCAGAAGTATCACCATCTGAAATTGGGCGAATAAAAGAAGTACTTGAGGGACAAGGGGTACCTTATCAAGTAGAGCCCGGGGGTACTGCAATATCAGTACCTGAAAAACAATTAGATAATCTACGCGTATCGCTCGCAGCTGAAGGTTTCCCAGATTCCGGTCTGATCGATTATTCGTTCTTCTCGGATAATGCTGGGTTCGGTACTACAGACAATGAATTTAATATGATTAAGCTTGCTGCGATGCAAACAGAATTAGCTAATCTAATAAAGGGTATAGAAGGTATTAAGGACGCAAAAGTGATGCTTACCTTACCGACAGAAGGTATTTTTGTAAACGACACGACATCAGAAGCTAGTGCAGCGATTATGTTGAAGACGAATCCGGGACAAAACTTTTCTGAACAACAAATCACGTCCCTTTATAATCTAGTCTCAAAAAGCTTACCTAATCTATCTAATGAAAATATCGTCATCCAGAACCAATACTTTGAGTATTTCGATCTGAAAGATTCAGGAAATTCTTATGGAGCCAGTGTGACTGATCAAATGGGCGTGAAAAAGACCATTGAGCGCGACTTACAACGGCAAGTTCAAATGATGCTCGGTACGTTGATGGGACAAGACAAAGTAGTTGTTTCCGTTACGACAGATATTGATTTTAAGAAGGAAAAACGTGAAGAGAATCTGGTTACACCCGTAGATCCGGAGAATATGGAAGGCATTGCGTTGAGCGTGCAACGGATAACTGAGTCATTTTCAGGTACGAATCCAGCAGTAGGGGGTACACCTGAAGGAGAAGATCCGACTGATAATCGCACTACCTATGTTGAAGGTGAAGGCGGAGACGGAGATTACGAACGTCTCGAAGAAACGATTAATAATGAAGTAAATAGAATTAGAAAAGATATAGTGGAGAGTCCATACAAAATTAGTAATATCGGAATACAAGTGATGATTGAACCACCTACTGCGGATGATCCAACTTCATTGGCACCCGAAGTACGGCAAGATGTTGAACGTATTCTAGAAACCATTGTACGTACCTCATTGGATACAGAAGTAGCTGGAGAATTAACAGAAGAGATATTAGCTGAGAAAATAGCGGTTTCCGTTCAGCCGTTAAAGGGGAAAAATGTGGTCTTTGAAGATACTAAGACAATCATCCCTTGGTGGATATATTTGATTGGCGGTGTCTTGTTACTTGCAATTATTGTTCTTGTTATCTTGTTCTTGAGAAAGAGACGTAATGAAGCAGAAATAGAAGAAGAGTTAGCTGAAGAACAAGCTCAGACTCAATTAGATTCAGTACAAGTCGATGATATCAACTTGGAACAAGAGACGGAAGCGACAGCACGCAGAAAACAGCTAGAAAAAATGGCTAAAGATAAACCAGAAGAATTTGCGAAATTATTACGAACATGGATCACCAAGGAGTAACGGAGGGGTTTAGTTGGTTAAGAAAGATAAAGACATGTCAGGAAAACAAAAAGCTGCTCTTTTGCTTATCTCTTTGGGTCCAGAGGTTTCGGCTTCTATCTATAAGCATTTGAATGAAGAAGAGATTGAGCAACTGACATTAGAGATTTCGGGTGTGAAAAAAGTAGAATCCTCTGTAAAAGAAGAGATTATTGAGGAATTTCACAATATTGCCCTTGCGCAGGATTACATTTCTCAAGGTGGTATTGGCTATGCCAAGACAGTGCTTGAAAAAGCATTGGGAAAAGACCATGCCCAAGCAATTATTAACCGTTTAACATCTTCACTCCAAGTGCGACCGTTTGATTTTGCAAGGCGTGCAGAACCATCACAAATATTAAATTTCATCCAAAATGAACACCCACAGACGATTGCATTGATTTTGTCATATCTGGAAGCGGAGCAGGCGGGTTTAATCCTGTCACAGCTTCCGCAAGAAATGCAAGCTGATATTGCAAAGCGAATTGCTACAATGGAATCGACTTCACCTGAAGTAATCAGTGAGATAGAAGCTGTACTTGAACGAAAATTATCGTCTACTGTAACTCAAGACTTTACTGAAACTGGCGGAGTAGATGCAGTCGTTGAAGTGCTAAATGGAGTAGATCGTTCGACGGAGAAAACGATTCTCGATGCTCTTGAAATACAAGATCCTGAGCTCGCTGAAGAGATTCGCAAAAGAATGTTTGTGTTCGAAGATATTATTACATTGGATAACCGTTCAATTCAGCGTGTCATCCGTGACTGTGAAAATGAAGATTTGATTTTAGCGATGAAAGTATCTAGTGAAGAAGTAAAAGATATCTTATTCAAGAACATGTCACAACGTATGGCAGAGTCGTTCAGGGAAGAGATGGATGTAATGGGGCCTGTGCGACTGCGCGACGTGGAAGAAGCACAATCCCGTATCGTAGGAATTATCCGAAGACTTGAAGATGCAGGCGAAATCATCATAGCGCGTGGTGGAGGAGATGACATCATTGTCTAATTTGTTTCGTTCCGAGCGAACTGTCATGAATCAACATCCAACAAAAGCAATATCGATACGTAATTTGCAATCATTGGAACCAGACGAAAAAGTGGAAGAGCCCGTCGATACAGGCATGATGTTCATGGAACGTAATCGCCTATTACAAGAGATGGAGCAACGTAAAAACATTGTAGATGCTGAAATAAAACAGCGATTAGAGCAAGCAGCAGCGGATATCGAATCAATGCATGTAGCTTGGGCACGAGAAAAAGAAGAATTACAGCAACAAGCATATGACGAGGGATTTCAAGTTGGATTCGATGATGGACGCAATAAAGCGATGGCTGAAATGCGTGAAATGGTAAATGCTGCGAACGAAACTACTACATTATCTTACGAGAATGCGACACAATATTTAATCAATCAAGAACGAGTAATTTTGGACATCGGAATGAAGTCGGCGGAACGGATTATTAATAAAGTGATAGAAGAAGACGATGAGACGTATTTATCCATCGTGCGAAAAGGAATTAAAGAAGCGCAAGAAAGCAAGGAAATAAAACTGTTCGTCCCAACTGAACAGTTTAAAATGGTCACGATGCATCGCGCTGAGCTCGCATCAATTTTTCCGCCAGAAACGCCATTCCTTATTTTCGTCAATGAAGATTTCAATGCAACAGATTGCTTTATCGAAACGAACCATGGCCGAATCGTAGTGAGTGTAGATGAGCAACTGAATGAACTGAAAGAACAATTGGTGAAAATCATGGAGGATGGTGTGTGAATTTGAAAAAAGCCGAAGATTTAATTCCGATTATCCCAAATATCAATACAATGAAAAAGTATGGTCGAGTAATACGAGTTGTTGGGTTGCTTATAGAATCGGAAGGTCCTGAATCATCGATCGGAGACGTATGTTTCATCCATTTGAACATTCCGGAAGGAGGACGATCCTTAATTCAAGCGGAAGTCGTAGGTTTTAGAGAAGATATTGTCATGCTGATGCCTTACACGGATATACGCAATATTTCAAGTGGCTGTCTAGTCGAAACATTGGGCAAACCACTCGAAGTAAAAGTCGGTATGAATCTATTAGGACAAGTCCTGGATTCTTTAGGAAGACCTATTGACTCAAGCCCATTACCTAAAGGCTTGGCAACTGTGCGTACGGAAAACAGTCCACCAAACGTTTTAACACGTCCTACTATTAATGACAAGTTAGCTGTAGGAGTGAAAGCAATCGATGGGATGTTAACGGTAGGCAGCGGTCAACGTGTAGGGATTTTTGCGGGTTCTGGTGTCGGCAAAAGTACATTGCTCGGGATGATTGCACGTAATACGGAAGCGGATATCAACGTGATCGCACTTATAGGTGAACGTGGCCGTGAAGTTCGTGAGTTCATCGACAGAGACCTAGGTCCAGAGGGCTTAAAGAAAACAATTGTAGTCGCCGCCACTTCAGATCAGCCAGCGCTGATGCGAATCAAAGGTGCCATGACAGCGACAGCGATTGCAGAATACTTCCGAGATAAAGGTCTGAACGTCATGCTGATGATGGACTCAGTCACACGTGTAGCTATGGCGCAGCGTGAGATTGGTCTAGCGGTCGGAGAACCACCTGCAACCCGAGGATACACCCCTTCTGTTTTCGCTATTTTACCTAAGCTTTTGGAACGAAGTGGTACAAATGAAAAAGGTGCTATCACTGCATTTTACACCGTGCTGGTAGATGGTGACGATATGAATGAGCCGATAGCAGATGCTGTTCGAGGAATTCTCGACGGTCATATAGTCTTAGACCGAACGCTTGCCAATAAAGGTCAATACCCTGCAATCAATGTTTTGAAAAGTGTTAGTCGTCTGATGAATCATATAGCAGACCCTGAGCATTTGAAAGCAGCCGCAAAACTACGCGAACTGTATTATGCCTATGATAAATCCGAAGATTTGATTAATATTGGTGCATATAAAAAAGGGACGTCACGAGAAATAGACGAAGCGATTGAATATGAACCGATCATTACCGATTTTCTAAAACAAAAATTTAACGAGAATATACAATTGGAAGATACGGTAAATGAAATGATCGCGTTAGCTTCTGGAGGAGGAGAGCGCAGATGACTTCTTTCTATTATCGTTTTGACAAAGTACTAAATTTACGTGAACAAGAACGCGATGAAACGGAAATGGCATATAAAGAAGCGATTGAAGAATTTGAAAAAATTGCAACGCAACTGTATCACCAAATGAAAAAGAAAGAAAATGTCTTGGAAGAGCAACGACAACGAATGAACACAGGTTTTTCTATTGATGACTTGCACAGCTACTCCCGATTTATTAACACATTAGACTTATCGATTGATCATATTCAGCAAGAGGTAATGAAGTCTCGTTCGAAAATGAATTGGTATGAGTCTCAATTGCTGGAGAAAAATATCGAAGTGAAGAAGTTTGAAAAAATGAAAGAGATTGGGAAAGAACAATATGATGTCGAAATGGAACACATAGAGACAAATCGGATTGACGAACTATCAACAATGAAATTTCGTTCAAGAGAAGACGGGTGGTAAAGTGGCTAAGTTAAAAAAGAAAAAGGAAGTTGGAAAACCAATAGAGGGACAAAGTAAAAAGTCTATTGGCTTTTTCCAAATATTGCTCGCATGGATTATCATCCCTCTTATGTTCACGACGGCAGTCGTTTTGATCATAGCTAAAGTAGCTGATGTAAACGTTTTTGATCAGGCGAAAGAGTGGACAGCAAAAGTTCCGTTCCTAGAACAAAAAACACCTGATGAAAAGGTCGAGGGTGATTTAATACTAGAAGAACGTGTCATATCTCTTCAAGCGGAGATTCAAGAAAAAGAAGCACAACTATTTGAAGTTCAAGATGAGCTAACGCAAGTAAAAGATTCAAATGAAACACTTGTGATAGAGAAAGAAAAGCTGAATGAAGAAATCGAGAAACTAAAACTCGCGCAAAGTGAAGCGAAGCGTGATTTTAAAGAAATTATCACGACGTATGAGCAAATGTCGGCCAAATCATCAGCTCCTGTCATTACAAAAATGGGAGACGCAGAAGCTGTACAAATATTATCTAGTCTAAAGCCCGCTACTTTAGCGGCTATACTAGAGAAAATGTCCCCTGAAGATGCTGCTAAATATACATCTATGCTTACAAAGTAGTATAATAGTAATTGAGGGAGGTGGAAAAGTGAATGTAGGACTATTAACGGGTGTAGGTTCTCCGAGCATTCCTGTAAACTCATCCGCTACTAAAGCAAATATTAAAGGCGAAGGATTTGGGAGTGTATTTCAAAGTCTGATGTCTGCAACAGCTATACCTGCTAAACAGCAGACGCTGGGTACCGATCGAGAGTTAACGAAATTACTTGACGATGTACTTAACGCTGATTCGTTGGAAGAGTTAAAGGGGCTTCTTGAAGAGTTAAAGCAGTCTGATAAATCTCCAACTATTGCCCAGTTATTAAAAGAGACAGGAATGCTTCACAGTACTTCAGTTAAGCTTAATGAAGATATTAAGGGAGAGTTAATGGATCTATCAAACTTTGATAAGTTACCTAGTCTGCAACAATTAGCACATCTCATTAGTGAAAAACCTGATAGACTAATAGAATCAATTACAAACGTACTAGAAGATGCTGGTATGTCCAAAGAACAACTGGATCAGATAGCCGCAACAGGAGATATTTGGTTCGTGCTTGATGTATTACAAGAATTACCTACTGAAAAAGTTCAAGCCGCTATACAGAACATAACACCTAAAGAATCAGTAGAATTGACAGCGTTGCTTAAATCAATTGAACTAGTTGCACCTAAAATGGATTTATATACAAAACAAATAGATCTCGTAAAAACGATTCAGCCGATTCTTTCACAATTTGCTAGTCAACTGGAACAAAAGACTATACAACCCGAAGTGAAACAACCTGTACATATTCCGACAGCTATGCAACAGGTCATTCGATTCACAACGGAACAATCTGCCGCAGACACAAAGCAACAAGATCAACAATCTAAACCTGGTGAAACAGTTACTCCGGTTATAACCGCTTCACCGACTGAAACAAGGCCAGTATTCCAAATGAGCGCTACAGAAAAAACACCGGAAAGTCGAAGTGAAGCTTTGATGCGCGAATTCCAGGCAGTGCTAAACCGAGCAAACTTTGGTCAGACGAATGGAATGAATCGTATTTCAATCAAACTATACCCGGAACATCTCGGGCAAGTCCGAATTGAGTTGCTAGAGGTGAACGGTGTCATGACTGCAAGAATCTTAGCATCTACTGCGATGGCACGTGAAATGCTCGACAGCCAAATGCATCAGTTGCGTCATGCGTTTAATCAACAGAATTTGCAAGTAGATCGAATTGATTTATCGCAAACCCTACAAGATCCGTCAAAGAGCGATCGAGAACAAGCTTTTAACAAGCAAAACCAGCAACAAAAAGAACAGGCCACTGATCATAATGAAACTCAAGAAGAACAGCAACAAACATTCCAAGAATTCATGATTGAACTGGAGGCGTAACCATTGCCGGAAGGAACAAATTCCACAACAACTAATAGTGCGATTACAGATTCCATGTATTTAGTCAATAAGCAACGCGATCAGCGAAAAACTGGGCCCGATACAATGGGAAAAGACGCATTCATGAAAATATTGATCGCACAGATGGCGAATCAAGATCCAACGAACCCGATGAAAGATACAGAGTTTGTCGCGCAAATGGCGCAGTTTTCATCATTGGAACAAACGATGAACTTAGCAAAGGCATTTGAGAAGTTTGCAGATTCACAAAATCAAAGTCAGTTAATCCAGTACAACAGTTTTGTAGGGAAAGAAATACGCTGGCATGAAGTATCAGATAAACAAGGTGAAGATAACCAGCCGATCATCAATGAAGGGACTGGCATCATTCAGTCGATTAAGTATATCGATGGTTCGGTGATTTTCACGATGGCGGACGGCAAGGAACTGTCACCAGGAAACATTTCCGAAGTAATGGGGAACGGTTCTAATTCAAGCCCAGGAGCAGTCGGTCAACCAAACAGTCTAGTACAAGCTAGTATGCTAATTGGTAAGACAGTAGGCTACATGGAAGGTGAAGAAGAACGTACAGGGAAAGTCGTATCGGTTACAAATAAAGAAGGTAGTCTCCACTATGTATTGCAGGACGGTACGAAAATTGAAGGCAATCAATTTGCAACAATCAGTGAATAATTGAATGGAGCGATGTCATGAACAAGATCAATGCCCATCGCGTTCCATCACCGCCACTCATACACCAAGGACAGATACAAGCGCAATCTAAGCAGTCATTTCTTGAACACTTACAGCAAGCAACGCAGCCAGAGAAATTAAAAATTAGTAAACATGCGAATGACCGGTTGCAAGAACGTGGCATTCAAATGACCGATGCAGAATGGGCGCGTATTACAGAAAAAATAGACGAGGCGAAGAGGAAAGGAATCCGTGATTCACTCGTGTTAACTGATCAAGCCGCACTCATTGTCAGTGCGAAGAACTCAACCGTGATCACCGCGATGAACCGCATGGAAGCGAAAGATCAACTATTTACGAATATTGACGGCACGATACTACTCAGCTAAACACGGCAGGACCTTAACAGGATGCCAACTGCACCGCCGACTGATTGACGTGGTGCACTCTAAAACCGAGAGGGGAAACTGTACTATGATTCGCTCAATGTACTCAGGAATTTCTGGACTAAAGAACTTCCAAACGAAATTAGATGTAATTGGTAACAATATTGCTAACGTGAATACTTATGGATTTAAGAAGGGGCGTACGGTTTTTAAGGATTTGTATTCGCAGACTGTTGCGGGTGCATCGGAACCTGGTGCAAATCGTGGTGGTGTGAATCCGAAACAGGTTGGTTTAGGATCTCAATTAGCTACCATTGATACTATTCATTCTGGTGGGTCTATGCAGACTACTGGAAATACATTAGATTTGGCTATTGAAGGTGATGGTTTCTTTGTAGTTGAAGATGGAACGCAAAAATTTTATACCAGAGCAGGAAACTTTTATTTAGACGCTGGAGACGGTACAGGAGAAGCCTCTTTGGTAGACGGTGATGGGAGATACGTCTTAAACAGCGATGAAAGTCATATTACAATTCCAATAACGGCTACTTCACTTTCAATTGGTCAAGATGGGAAGGTAGTATTTGTTAATGCTGATGGCGAACTAGATGAACGTGGCCAAGTAGCTGTCGCTAAATTTAACAACTCAGGTGGTCTGACAAAGATTGGCGGTAATCTATATCAGGAATCAGCGAACTCAGGTGCGCCATCTGATCTATTAACTCCTCTTGAAGAAGGAAGAGGAGCGATAAGATCTGGCTCCCTAGAAATGTCCAACGTAGACCTCTCAGAAGAGTTCACAGAAATGATCGTTGCACAACGTGGATTCCAAGCCAACACGCGAATCATCACCACATCAGATGAAATCTTACAAGAACTAGTAAACTTGAAACGATAACATAGCATAGTTTGAAAAGGAGGGTCGGGCCGGCCTTGGCCTGGCCCCTTACATATGATTAAAGTGACAAGATTGAATCGAACGACTTTCACACTCAACGCACTGTACATAGAGAGAGTCGAGTCGTTTCCAGATACGACGATTACGTTGACGACTGGATCAAAGTACGTCGTTCTGGATTCAGCCGAAGAAGTAAACAGCCGGATCATTGAGTTTTATCGTGCAGTCCAGCTACTATCCAATCCGCATATTCGGGGTGATGAAGAAGATGAAGAATAAATTATTGACGATTTCATTGATCATTTTAGTGAGTATTACGTTGATCGGTGTCGTGGCGGTCGTATTGATATTGAATTTCAACAAAGACAGTGACGGAGAAGAAAAAGCACCGTCAATTGATGAAATTATTGAGTCATCAGTGGATATGGAAGAAATTACAACAAACTTATCTGGCCGTAATTTTGTCCGTATCTCTCTGAAAATCCAGACAGACAGTAAAAAGGCAGCAGAAGAATTAACGAAACGCGATTTTCAAGTGAAGAACCTAGCTATTCAAGAACTATCGGAAATGACCACAAAAGATCTTGAAGGGAAAGCGGGAAAACAACAATTTGAAGATACTATTAAAGCGAAGTTAAACGAGCTGATGCAAGATGGTGAAATACAAAAGGTGTATATTGTCTCATATATCATCCAGTGACGGCTGGAGTAATCTACGAGAGAAGTGTGCGCGATGGGAGGTGGACCTATGTCAGCAGATGTACTGTCCCAAAATGAAATAGATGCGCTGCTGTCTGCTTTATCGACGGGTGAAATGTCAGCAGAGGAAATGAAAAAAGAAGAAGAAACTAGAAAAGTACGTGTTTATGACTTTAAACGTGCTCTTCGTTTCTCAAAAGACCAAATTCGTAGTCTGACAAGAATTCATGAAAACTTCGCTAGACTGCTCACGACGTACTTTTCGGCCCAATTGCGTACGTATGTCCAAATCAATGTGATGTCGGTAGATCAGATCCCGTTTGAAGAATTTATTAGCTCGATACCGAATATGACATTAATCAATATCTTCGATGTATCACCGCTCGAAGGGAATATTTTGATGGAAGTCAATCCGAATGTTGCGTATTCGATGTTGGAGCGACTGATGGGTGGTTTTGGATCGAGTTCGGGAAAAGCAGAAAATATGACAGAGATTGAAACGAAGATTTTGACCAATTTATTTGAACGTTCATTTGACAGCTTACGGGAAGCTTGGTCAGGGCTAATTGACATTGATCCGTATCTGACGGAGATGGAAGTCAATCCGCAATTTCTCCAAATGATTTCACCGAACGAAACGGTAATCGTTATTTCATTTAATATTATGATTGGAGAATCGAGTGGCATGATCAACATGTGTATTCCACACGTTGTGTTGGAGCCAATTATTCCGAACCTTTCTGTGCAGTATTGGATGCAGACGAATAAAAAAGAACCTACTGCTGAACAAAGCATAGAATTGGAAAGACGTATTAAAAATGCAACACTCCCTATAGTAGCTGACCTTGGGAAAGGACAAATTTCTATCGAAGATTTCTTGCATCTGCAGCTTGGCGATGTCATTTCACTGGACACAAGCATTGAGGAACCTCTAACGATAAGAATAGGGGAAAGACCTAAATTCACAGCGCAGCCTGGAAAGCTACGTAATCGTATGGCTGTTCAAATACTGGAAATTTTGAATACGGGAGAGGATGACGATGATGAGTGATAATATTCTCTCACAGGAAGAGATTGAAGCGTTGTTACGGGGTGAAACATTAGAACCTACAGAAGCAACTGAACCTGAACCCGAAGTTATCAATATTAGCGATTATTTGACCGAAATGGAGCAAGATGCATTAGGTGAAGTGGGGAATATCTCATTCGGAAGTTCGGCAACTGCACTTTCCGCTTTGCTCGGACAAAAAGTAGAAATTACCACACCACAAATTACATTAATCCAACGTGATAATTTGGAAGATGATTTCGTCCATCCATATGTAGCTATCAAGGTTGAATATACAGAGGGATTAAGCGGAGTCAACTTGTTGGTGATTAAACAAAGTGATGCGGCAATCATTGCAGACCTCATGTTAGGCGGAGATGGGACGGCACCGAATCAAGAACTAAGTGAAATTCACTTGAGCGCAGTGCAAGAAGCGATGAATCAAATGATGGGATCATCAGCGACTTCGATGTCTACTATCTTCAACAAAAAAGTAGATATTTCACCTCCTACTATTGATTTGATGAATATTCAAATAGATCAAGGGACAGAAATTATTCCTGCACATAATTTATTGATTCGTGTGTCCTTCAATTTAAAAGTTGGCGAGTTGATTGATTCTGATATTATGCAATTATTTCCGTTGGAGTTTGGTAAAAAGCTAGTATCTTCACTAATGGGAGAAGAAGAAGCGGCAACTGTGACGGAAGTACCACCTAGTCCGCAAGCACCTCCATACTCTGAACCGGAGCCTGCATATGCACCAGAACCTGCACCTGTACAACCACAATCGCAATCGCAATATCAAGCACCGCCTGTTCAGGAGCCTTCTGCACCTCGACAAACTCAAGCACCAGTGCATGTTCAACAAGCGGAGTTCGCTAGTTTCCAAGCTCCTTCTTTGAATAAGGAAGAATCAAATAATTTAAATTTACTACTTGATATACCCCTTCAAGTAACAGTAGAATTAGGACGTACGAAGCGTTCCGTGAAGGAAATTCTCGAAATGTCTGGAGGTTCAATTATTGAACTAGATAAATTGGCAGGGGAGCCTGTCGATATATTAGTCAATAATCGCTATATTGCAAAAGGGGAAGTAGTCGTCATTGACGAAAACTTTGGAGTCCGCATTACAGATATTTTAAGTCAGATGGATCGGTTAAACAATTTACGATAGAAGATACTTGGAGGGATTAGGAATGGGAAAACGAATTTTGGTAGTAGATGACGCGGCATTTATGCGCATGATGATTAAGGATATCTTAACAAAGAATGATTACGAAGTAGTAGGAGAGGCAGCGGACGGTGCACAAGCTGTCGAAAAGTATAATGAACTGAAGCCCGACTTGGTAACAATGGATATTACGATGCCTGAAATGGACGGCATTGCTGCTCTGAAAGCAATTAAAAGTACGAATCCATCTGCAACTATCATTATGTGTTCCGCAATGGGACAACAAGCAATGGTAATCGATGCAATTCAAGCCGGAGCCAAAGACTTTATCGTTAAACCATTCCAGGCAGACCGTGTGATTGAAGCGATCGACAAAGCGTTGAGCTAACTGTCAATTATGAATGTAAAACGAATAATCCAATGTGTACTACTACTCATTCTGTGTTTTGCCATCATGCCATTTGCTTATGCAGAAACAGATCCTGACGTCAGTGTATCAGACTGTATTGGAAAGAATAAAGACTGCGAAGAAAAAGCACCAGCTGCAGAGAATGATAATCAAAAAGAAGTAACGAATAAGGAATTGGACGAGCCTAAAGGCCTTACAGCAAAAGATTATATTCGAACTCTTTTTGCATTCGTATTTGTAATCGGCTTGCTCGTGTGGTTACTACGTTTCATGAACAAACGTAATAGAAATTTTGACTCCAATCGACTGATGACAAATATGGGCGGAGTTCCGTTGGGTCAAAATAAATCTATTCAACTAGTGAAAATGGGTAATCATTATTTTGTAGTCGGTGTTGGAGAAAATGTACAGCTACTAAGGGAAATTGAAGATCCTGATGAAATTGCTGAGTTGCTCGCACGTTATGATCAAGGCAATGATGTTCAGAAGGGCATATTTTCACAATTATACTCACGGTTTTTCTCAAAAGCCGAGCATCCTCCTTCAGAAGAAGCTACATTCAGTCAATTGTTTTCTTCCAAAATGGATGAAATCAAAGCTGATCGTAAAGAACAATTACAACGTTTAAATAGGAAGGAGAGCGACCGCGATGGTTGATTTTCTGGGCACATTTTCTGACAGTGATCCCACCAATGTCTCTACTTCCATTAAGATGTTGCTATTACTTACGGTGTTGTCACTTGCACCTGCGATTTTAATCCTGATGACTTCGTTTGCCAGGATTATTATTGTTTTATCATTTGTACGGACGGCGCTAGCTACGCAACAAATGCCTCCTAACCAAGTGTTGGTTGGATTAGCATTATTCCTGACATTTTTCATCATGTCGCCTGTGTTATCTCAAGTGAACGAAGA
This window of the Sporosarcina ureae genome carries:
- the fliF gene encoding flagellar basal-body MS-ring/collar protein FliF gives rise to the protein MKERLTKLKADLKAFWESRTKNQKIIYITTAASIIALAVFLTVAMSRTTYVTLYSEVSPSEIGRIKEVLEGQGVPYQVEPGGTAISVPEKQLDNLRVSLAAEGFPDSGLIDYSFFSDNAGFGTTDNEFNMIKLAAMQTELANLIKGIEGIKDAKVMLTLPTEGIFVNDTTSEASAAIMLKTNPGQNFSEQQITSLYNLVSKSLPNLSNENIVIQNQYFEYFDLKDSGNSYGASVTDQMGVKKTIERDLQRQVQMMLGTLMGQDKVVVSVTTDIDFKKEKREENLVTPVDPENMEGIALSVQRITESFSGTNPAVGGTPEGEDPTDNRTTYVEGEGGDGDYERLEETINNEVNRIRKDIVESPYKISNIGIQVMIEPPTADDPTSLAPEVRQDVERILETIVRTSLDTEVAGELTEEILAEKIAVSVQPLKGKNVVFEDTKTIIPWWIYLIGGVLLLAIIVLVILFLRKRRNEAEIEEELAEEQAQTQLDSVQVDDINLEQETEATARRKQLEKMAKDKPEEFAKLLRTWITKE
- the fliG gene encoding flagellar motor switch protein FliG; the encoded protein is MVKKDKDMSGKQKAALLLISLGPEVSASIYKHLNEEEIEQLTLEISGVKKVESSVKEEIIEEFHNIALAQDYISQGGIGYAKTVLEKALGKDHAQAIINRLTSSLQVRPFDFARRAEPSQILNFIQNEHPQTIALILSYLEAEQAGLILSQLPQEMQADIAKRIATMESTSPEVISEIEAVLERKLSSTVTQDFTETGGVDAVVEVLNGVDRSTEKTILDALEIQDPELAEEIRKRMFVFEDIITLDNRSIQRVIRDCENEDLILAMKVSSEEVKDILFKNMSQRMAESFREEMDVMGPVRLRDVEEAQSRIVGIIRRLEDAGEIIIARGGGDDIIV
- a CDS encoding FliH/SctL family protein, translating into MSNLFRSERTVMNQHPTKAISIRNLQSLEPDEKVEEPVDTGMMFMERNRLLQEMEQRKNIVDAEIKQRLEQAAADIESMHVAWAREKEELQQQAYDEGFQVGFDDGRNKAMAEMREMVNAANETTTLSYENATQYLINQERVILDIGMKSAERIINKVIEEDDETYLSIVRKGIKEAQESKEIKLFVPTEQFKMVTMHRAELASIFPPETPFLIFVNEDFNATDCFIETNHGRIVVSVDEQLNELKEQLVKIMEDGV
- the fliI gene encoding flagellar protein export ATPase FliI, encoding MKKYGRVIRVVGLLIESEGPESSIGDVCFIHLNIPEGGRSLIQAEVVGFREDIVMLMPYTDIRNISSGCLVETLGKPLEVKVGMNLLGQVLDSLGRPIDSSPLPKGLATVRTENSPPNVLTRPTINDKLAVGVKAIDGMLTVGSGQRVGIFAGSGVGKSTLLGMIARNTEADINVIALIGERGREVREFIDRDLGPEGLKKTIVVAATSDQPALMRIKGAMTATAIAEYFRDKGLNVMLMMDSVTRVAMAQREIGLAVGEPPATRGYTPSVFAILPKLLERSGTNEKGAITAFYTVLVDGDDMNEPIADAVRGILDGHIVLDRTLANKGQYPAINVLKSVSRLMNHIADPEHLKAAAKLRELYYAYDKSEDLINIGAYKKGTSREIDEAIEYEPIITDFLKQKFNENIQLEDTVNEMIALASGGGERR
- the fliJ gene encoding flagellar export protein FliJ, giving the protein MTSFYYRFDKVLNLREQERDETEMAYKEAIEEFEKIATQLYHQMKKKENVLEEQRQRMNTGFSIDDLHSYSRFINTLDLSIDHIQQEVMKSRSKMNWYESQLLEKNIEVKKFEKMKEIGKEQYDVEMEHIETNRIDELSTMKFRSREDGW
- a CDS encoding MotE family protein, with amino-acid sequence MAKLKKKKEVGKPIEGQSKKSIGFFQILLAWIIIPLMFTTAVVLIIAKVADVNVFDQAKEWTAKVPFLEQKTPDEKVEGDLILEERVISLQAEIQEKEAQLFEVQDELTQVKDSNETLVIEKEKLNEEIEKLKLAQSEAKRDFKEIITTYEQMSAKSSAPVITKMGDAEAVQILSSLKPATLAAILEKMSPEDAAKYTSMLTK